In Channa argus isolate prfri chromosome 15, Channa argus male v1.0, whole genome shotgun sequence, the DNA window GCTGAGGGAACACCGATAGTAAGAAAGGGAAATGAAAAAGCCACTTCAGATGAAGGGAAACAAGGATGATAGGATTGTATGCTATTGTAACTGACTAATACCTTGATATagatgtgaaatatttttaaattaatgtataCGCAGATTTCCAGCAACCTGGTTTCTTAGGTGCACGTATACGcagttaatgttttaaaaaatgaaataccaGTCAAAGACTACTGTGTAAGTGACCATGGGTGTGGGCTTTATCTAACACCACTGGCACAGGCACTACTGATCCTACTAAATTCAACCCAAAAAGCCAGTAACAAAGCACtgaagctgcttttttaaaaggtaaataatGATCTTTGCATCCTGGTCTTGCTCATGGTTCAATGTCCTGCTGCCATGGCCTTTGATTAGTGAAATTCCTTATTGTCAAAGTTCCAATACTTAATTTGTAAAGCTTACACATAAAGACAGATGCAACCACTAACCTGTGAGCTTGGTGTACTccagaaaaaaatcaatgcatTTGGGTAACCTGGAAATTAGATCCTGcaactaatattttaaaatgtgtgctttatttctttttaaatcaataagTTGGAATTGTTACAACTTCAAAAGAGAAAAGTGCAATTATGTTGACTGGTGTGACTTTTGTTTGGTGAATCTAATGGAGCCAGGTAAAAAAGATTAATTATTAAggaaaaatgtaagaaacatTTGAAATCAGACTAAGCCTGTTGGCTAGCTGAAATGCAAGCTCTTTCTGATGGGGAATATATGTATTAGTTGTTTGCAGCAAATAAacactgacaataaaaacacttcagcTGCCAAATAAGGACAATTACCAACGTAAAACTATTTTCgtgtttaaaacattacattattcCTTCTACCCTCAAATTCTACAGAAAACAGCCGATTACAAGCTACTTCCCAAGAGTTTCTAAAAGGGTTGAAAATAACAAAGTCTCTTGATTTATTTCTCTGGCAATAAAAAACGCAgctcagaaaaaaaatgcaaaacagcttGTTAGAACATGAAGCAATGCCTTGTTTCTCAAAACATTCTGCTTCTCTcacaaaaaacagagaggaaaagaaaatgattatACATATTGGGAGAATGAAATTCCTATAGATTTTTGATGAGCCTTTAGTCTGAGAGTATTTGCTGGAGCGTGAGTGGACATGCTAGTTTTCTGATTGTACGCTTGTGTCACTGTAGAGGAACTTAAGGAATTTCCTTTGTtgataaccccccccccccccccccttcttttgCCCACTGAGTTGGGAGGTAGGCACTTTCCCACACCACATATAGGGCTTTTCTCTGAAGGAGGAGCTGTAATAGTCAGATAAACAACGGAACATGGAGAGTGGAGCCAGAGTTTGGTTGCAACAGGCACATTTAAAAggctcctttttctttcttaaacaaTGATAAAATCTGTCTTGTCAGTATGCATGTGATGGTCTGATTTAGGTCcagtagaaaacattaaaaacacttggtaaggtacaaaaaataaattaataaaatcaatattaGGGAAAACTTACGCATTGCAGTATGGTTTCTTCTCGAAGCCTTTGTAATTCTTCATGTTTAGAGTCATTTTGCATACCTCGCAGCTGAAGCATCCTTTATGCCagtactgtaaaataacaaGAACACAAAATGTTAAGGAAGGAGATATTTGAGACATCTATTTCATTGTAATGCCCAAAAGGAGAGAGCAAACGCAGAAACGCCCAAACACCACATGCACAAAACTAATTGAATGAGTAAGGCCAGAACTGCTTTCTATTCTCCCGAGGTTTCAGAGGCCCAGTTGCTTAATTCAGACAAAATCAACAGTGACTGTGAAGAAAAAGTAAAGcaatgtgaaaacacagaagTCTGAGCATGCTTTCACTAAACAGttacaaacaaaccaacatcCCCTTTTACCTAGTCAACAATTTGGTGACTCTTTGTAAGCAAATAGCAAAAGTATGCATCTGTGTTTTCCCCATCTAAACTGGCATTGTTAATTTTCTCACCATTATTATTAGACTATGAACtcacatgtgtgtttatatatagaCTGGTTTCAGTCGCTGCTGCAGAGCCTTGGTCTAAAAGCCGGCTTTCTactctctctgtccatctgttCGTCTCCATAGACTTGCATGTTTCTGTAGCCCCCCTATCCATCTTTATACAAGACCATGCCTCTCTCTCCTATACTGCCCTTTCTCACCAACTACAACCCTCCTACCCTACCCAACCCTCTATTCCTTTTCTCTCCTAGCACTGGGCTGATCTGTGGCCTGAGGGTTCAAAGAAGGATCAAGGCAGAGAGATTTGGAGAACCTTGAAAGGAGGgaggaaatgtaaaaagaaaaggcagGAGAGAGCAATAGGAAGGGAGTGAGCAGGGAAGGGGTGGGCAAGTTAGAGAAAATGCCAGAGATCGACGCAATGATCTGGCTGCTCCTGCTATCGTCAAGGGAAGGAAGGGAGGAGTGCAAAGACactaaaagagaaagaaagaatggaaGGGACAGAAAGAAGGACTCCTTTTTAACATGGCCTCAGGGCACTCTGCCATCCCTCTCATTCTTTCACCCACTGATTATCACTTTTTACACCATTTGCCCACACACTAACAATAATCTTCCGAACAAACAATGCAGAAAAGATTATTCAAAATAGAGGACAAAACTTTACATAAACATCATACAAATCCAGTATCACTTTCTCCATATCTCTCTTGCAATGATGGGCTCAAGGCAAGTTTAATTCCACTAACTTGTGAGTCTTCTGAAGATTAGAAAAGGGCAGTAATGctggaaaatgtattatttcccTGCAAACAGTGATAACTATTCAGTAATGTAGCATGTGtaacaacactgacacacagctgGCTAAATAAGTCACCAGGATGTTGACTACTGTGTTTGTGAAACCTGCAGATGAACAACGCTATATAGGGAAACATGACTAAACTCAAAACACAGTAAGAATTTTGCTTATGACACCCTCCTCTCTTCAATCTGGTTATAACAGACCATTGAAGACAGGTAAATGTACACGTTGGTCTGACATACAGCTGAGATACATCTGACATTTATAGCAGTGGGCCAGCAATAATGTACTGAGGTAGACAGAATACAAGGCTCACAGTGGAAAAGGAGCATGAGCTCTTTTCAGTTGAGCTGTGATCCACAGCCAAACACACAGGGCCAAGCCTTCAAATGCTAACTCCTTATCCCACTACAGCCTGATCAAGGCCTGAGGCAGATGCAGATGGACACATCGTGTCACTCTCCACTGCTCACCCTCTTTGTTGTACTGGCTACTATTGCGAAAGCAAATCCTTTTACAAACAATACCATTCTGCAGCCAGATTCCATTTCCTCTAGCTTCAGCTGATTCCCAGCTATGGTGGCTGCCATCGTTGCATGCATACTGTCTGGTTTATCTACTTGCAgaacagcaagacagaataatATTCTCCAACACTATGTCCTTATTTTCCTAGATCTGTGATAACAGCGTATACGTGATAAACTGCTAACATGTTATCCCCATAGAGaagtgaaaatgcaaatgttttttgaatgaaGGTGAGCCAGCTGACCACGGACTTTGCCATGCCTGTTGTTTTCTAGAACATTGACCTTGAATCTATTCCAGAGAACAAAGTCTGCTGAACTCAAGTGTTTAGCAAAAATATTCCTAAACCTCAACCAACCTGCTAACACACAATCCCCATCACCTTTACTAGTTTACCATGccctttttttcacaatttctcTGTCTCACAATATTAAGCAAACAGCCACAAAATAATATGATCACTTGGGCTTCATTTGGAGTAAGTTACGGTGTGCATGTCCACATTTGCACTATactgttaatataaaaacttaaatatatCTATGGCACATTAAAAGAAACACTTGTAAGATTTTGTTCAGTCTGCATATAGCAGAGTCCAAGTATCTTTTCCAACTGGATGGCTGAATACATATCTGGTTCAGCAGTTGCAGTTTCccaaatataaaatcaaatgtgCATATGAAGATCATATATATTTACTTGACATGTGATTCTAATACAAGACATGACAACACTCCTGTCATCTAAACATTGATTTACTGTGACTATACATTTATCTGGGATGAATGTATTATGTCTGGACTGAAATTTGTGTTGGATTAAGACAAATAACATGCCAAAGGAAACGGACAAACAGATGTTTCAGTAAGAAATATCCCAAATGTGTGTTAGAGAGGCCATCCAGCAGTTGGCCTTATGCAGCCTGAGGAAACCTTGGCTCTTGGGTGCCGAAGCAAGATCTGGCAGTCAGCTGGAAAATGAGGACACTGCAGAGACGGAGCCCTAGaaataaaacaccaataaaaaaaataaaaaagtactgTCTTCCTGCATCAGTGCAGCTCAAGGGCAGATTTGTGTGTCTGATTAATAACTAAGTGTTTGTACATGAGTGTAGTACTGTATGTAGGTTATGCCTCGgtttataatgtatgtgtgtcaaCTGGGATTCAAGACTTCAGTCAAGGAGCAAAAATGCTCAGTCAAGTCTCACAGCACACTAGTTGAGAACCAAATACCAGTTAGcgtggacaaaaaaaatgccTGCAGCTATATGGGGAAACCAAGTTCACACAGAATGACTGTTAGTGAGAGCCTGAACCGAGTGTGCTCTCACATATTAACTACAGATGGATAGGAGACAATTGAAAGCCTGGCTTAAGGCATTAAAATGATGTGGGTCTGTAGTGTCAACCACTTCCTATGTCAGCATTAGCTTGTCATCTAAACAGGGAACTGTTTGTTTAGGCCAACTAACCACAGCAACATATTTACCAAACCATCAAAACAATGGTTTAAAACATAGGTTGAGTACTTGTAGAGCATGccatttgtaaatataaatatgtacacaaatacaaatatctaCACATTATAACGCACGTTAAATAAATTTGCATCTGACCAAATTAAGCATAAGAGTATTTCATGCACCTTTTAAGACCAAAGAACATCCCTTTGCCCATTAACTGTTGGGTCATACTGTTGGCAATTAATGTCAATGTAAACCAGTGTGCTTTTAGCAGCTGATAAGGCCCAGTCCTTGAAAGATGCTGTGTGGGCTTTAAAATCATACTTATTTTGAAgcctccccccaaaaaattaaatataaaagaaagaaagaagcacACCACCACAAACACAGCTGACAATTACACCAGCTGTGCGAGTGAGTGCGTAAGATTATTCCTGCGAGGAGGGAGGAATGCCTAAAGATAAGGTGTCTACATCTGGCTGATGCTAATATAGGAAATTAACTCATTACAACACACGGTTCAATTATTAGCCTATCTGATACCATTAATTTCAACCCAAGCTGAGGACTTTCTGGCAAGCATGTTGACTTGAATTGACATACTATACTAGAGTGGAGTATGCACTTAGCACACTTTCCAAACCACTTCAGACTGATGTGCACTCAGTAACATACACATGCGGCATCACAGTAATGAGACATtcaagagagaaaggaaaaatccAAGCAGAAAAGATTGGGTAAAGTAAAGGTGAAACGTCAAAACACTTGTCACCACACTACCTTGTCACCAATCATTGTATAAATGCATATCACAAATCGTTCCAACTAGGTTTCCATTACAGTGAGTAACATTTTCTCCCTGCTTCTGTTCTTTGgattttattgcaaaataaCAAGAGCTTAGAATATGTTTGTGGTGGTTAGCAGAACATTTGCACTTCTTCCTTTTCTGATAACAATGCACAAAGGAGAAGTACCTGGCTGCTCGCTGTGGTGTCAGCCCGTCAGGTGGTTATGAGTGTAATGTGTGTTCGCGACAGTGAATCACAAAAGAGATTGGGCTCGTGATGAGGGGAAAGATTCCTTACCCCTTTGGACAACATGAATCATCACTCAGAATAATCTTGCTAAATACAGTATAGTGTACTGTCAGACGGCAAATTCAGTCTTCCACATTTAAATTAGATCCAATGCACAACACTATTTAGCATTTGAAATTATTGCATTTGCATTGaactaaaacatacagtaaactgtAAAGGAATTTGGTGATTACATGTAGTGTAGTCAATGTTTTACATGCAAAAAAGAAGCTTTACAGATTTGTTTGACTTATAAATGACTGCCATATCAGCTCGATGAGCATGGTTTAAGCTCTTTCCTACAATAAAGACTGTACAGAGCTCCACAATTTAAATACACTACTCTTCTGACCTTTAACCCCTTCCTAGTAATTTTGTGAGATTTAGAGGCAGCAACTCAATTGGGCTCACATTTTAACCAGGATTCCCAAACTGAAGCTAATTCATTACGTAAATAATAAAGAATTGACACAAATCAAGTCTAGCTGTGAAAGCTTAAGTCATAAACTGCACCAGTGTTGTGTATAAAACACTAATCATGTACGGAAATGCAATCATATTCAGGACCTAGAAGCAAAGACAGTACTTCATTCCTGTTTATAAGAACGACCAGCACATAGCAGTTAGTTTATTTACACACGTGAATTAATACAAATACTGAAATAGCAGGACATTTACTACCCTAGATAATCTACGATATGATGGCATGTATGTCACCATTAAATATTGATAAATCATATTAAATGATGTACAGTAGTCCTGTACCTCTTGGCCAGCAGGTACAAACAGATTCTGCACATAGAAGTAATGTATACAGACACTTTAGCAGAGTCTTTTAGTGAGAGATGAGCTTTGAGTATAACCACACTGATCTCTCAATTTATCTGAGAAATACACACTTCCAAAGTTCAGATAAAGGCTGTTAATCCTAAAGTTAcacatggaaaaataatttcacttcaataaatgtgtgagtgtgacaaGTTTTGCTGTTACATACTAGGCTGTAGTAAAcaatatttatgtattaattCCTTGTTATAAGTCTTTGTTGGCTGTAGGTAAACAGGAGTCTTTCATTCAAGCTACAAATAAACACCCTGATAGATACCATAGATATTTGGGGGAAATGTGCAGCTCTAAACTCTTTTAGTGCAGAAGGGAAGTACGAAGAAAAAACCGCCTTAAACATGAGCCTCAACCAAAATATACTTCCTGTCTTTACATGTGCTCTACTACCCACTCCCTCTGCTGGGCCCAGCCCTGCTATACTGGAATACAGCTGACAGTCAATCCACTGTAGCTAAACCTCTCCACAAAGGGACATAAAAGAAGGACACTGTCAATTAAAGGTGTTCATCGATAGCCAAAAATACCAATGCAGCAGTAGCAGTGCCCTCGATTTTCTCATGCTTTCACCAGAGCTAGACTAGCACATTGTAAAATCCTCAGCCACTGTGGCCTCGACTGCTTTAAACTAACAAGAACATCTGCGTGTGTTTGCGCTACGAGAAGAAAAAGGGAGGTTGTTGTGGTGTGCCTGAAATTGTGAGCACTGATGCACAAATGGCAGCAAAGACAGACGGCAGGCTACTCTCCTGTGCTTGGTTCAGAGATGGGAGATGACACAGCGGGCCTCTGACAGAGCATGTTTTATGGGAGTGTCTGTCTGGTGGAATGCACTCTGCTTCAGGCCAGATTCCAGTGCACATTCAGACTGCACTTTTTTTGGTTCTCATCAATAACAGATTTCTAAGATGCTAACATGACTTGTAATATTAGGGTAGCTTAGACTGCTTGGGATGAAACAGGGGTTCTGAGATGAATCAATTCATACATACACGTAACAGAGCAGTTGCATCCAATCAAGAGCACATTATCTTGAGTTACTCaagataatgttttttgtagGCTCTTTTCTCCACCTTCCTTGTTTGCCAACCCCCAAACATAAGCCCATCTGAAAAGGGACTGATTTTCAATACCTTTTTCAACATCCCTTAAAAATTATCTAGTTACCTAAAGCTCTGCtctggtaaaaaataaaagttgtacGTATACTGTAGGTTGTTTCAAAGTTACTGTCTGATTACAATAACATTAGATACGTGCAATATTGTACTTATGATCTCAGATCCTCCTCAGAAGTAAAGGAAACATGGGAACAAGATGTGCAGTATCAGTGTTAGGTCAAATTTTGCTCCCGTGTGAATTAGTGACCTCAACAGAATCACTGTGGGTAAAACTGATGGGATTACCACCTTCGCTGAGATTATACTGCTGCTTCTGAATGAGAACTAATCATCCCTAACTTGGATTATCCAGAGAACTGGACACAGACATGTGGAAAACCAGTCCATGCTGTCTTGAACTGCGATATACATAAAAAGCCTTGTTGCGGAACTATACTATCCTCTAAAGGAAGTCGAAAGTTCTTTATCTGTAAAGATTAAATCCCCCGAGAGCggaaggtattttttttttaagagaaaggCTGGAGGCTTCAGCTAACATTATCAATCCGATTTCTTTACGTCAGCCGTGACAGCCAGGCCCAGACCAGGCTCGAATGTCGGGAAGCTGGTTTGGGCTAAATCAACAGCACACCCTTAAGCCATTGTCTCACcgaaaaaaataatgatttctCGTATAaaaagtgtgtatatatatatacacacatagcGGAGTATGTTCGTTGTTGGTCCGGGTTGTTGTACCCTCGGCTCCTAGACGTTAGCTAGCTGTTAGCTTGCCTCGCCAGCGAAATACCTGGGCAAATGGGCTGTTCAgttcattcagaaaaaaaaatggcaaaggtCCAATTTTAGCAGGAAACATACAAGCGTTGttagagaagaaaataaagaggGGTTATTAAGTGTGTTTATAAAAAGTAGATTAGAAAGCAAGATGATTTTGTCACGCTCTTACCTTGTCCAGACAATTCACTTTTTCTGTGGGGTAAACGACTAGATTACATCTGCTACACAACGGATTCATGTTGGAGGAATGCTCTTCTAGCTAGTTAGCACAGACACCGCCGATGATACAGGTTGTTGCTGTGTGCTGTCGATTACTCACGTTAACAACTGCCTATAATGAACGATTATAATCACTAGAAGACCAACACTAATCTAGTTGCGTGTATCAAATCCAGGaggttgttgttgtcgttgtaCCCTCACAGCTGGCTGTCAGTCCGCTAACCAGACACGGAAAGCAGTAGACGTTAGTTCCTAAAGCTTGTGAGGTGTGACGTCATGACGCCAAGTCACATGACCAAGCTGCTAGTGGCTCTTGCCGCGCGTGTAGCACAGCAGTCTGTGTTAGCGGTGATCTCTCTGATAACAGAGGCGGTGACAGTGGTGGTCCTGATAGTGTCATGGAGGACGAAGGTAGTCTAAAAGTTGGTGAAGGTGGACCTGATTTTGACGATTGTATGTGCTGAAAAGTGGTTAACCAATAATGATACATCAAAATGTATTAGttaataatatttatgtaaaacaaaactacatatttgtatattaaaacCCACTAAGTGGCTGATCCATGTATTATCTGCCAAGGTCGTCAGGAACTTCACGAACTAatccattaataaaaaaacactgtgtaaGTGAAGATCTGCACTGAAAAACGTCTTCTCGCTGATTGTAATTTGATGTTCATCAGCGTTCATGTAAATggtgtaaaaagtacaaaaagtatttcttttGTGTAAAACAGGACATACTGGAAATACGTAATACACAAAGCTCCACATTAACCACCCGTAATAATATTAAGGTAACCATTCACCGCGCATACGGACTGCCCATTTGCACGCGCGGTAAAGAATATCCGCGGGTTGGTCATCTGACCTAACGTCCCGACTCCCAAGACTTAGAAACTAACGTCTACCCACGGAAAGCGCGCTTCCGCTTCCCCCGCGCTCCCTCCCTCAGCTGCGCGCGTCCGAGCAAAAAAGGAAGCGGCAGTGTGGGAGGTACGTTTTTGTACTTGGAAGAACGATTTGAATAATATTGAAAAGAAGGCACTGCAAAGTCTTTACATTACACATAACTGAGCCTCCAGCGTCTCGTGTGTCTTActtgaaaatgaaacaacacACATCAAGTTCTGTGAAACTGCAAAGAAGTCCACGTCGACTCCATTGCATGTGCAACATATCTGTTCTCGTCCCATCTGTGCTTGCATAGCAAACTCATGCGATCATCTTTACTGTAGCAGGCGTTTGGGGCTCTACCAAATCAATGAtctcaaatcacatttttacacatctgCCACGTTCACTGTACATCCTGTTGGACGCACATGTGATACACATGGTTAGGATGACACCTGCTGACAAAAGGGTTGTACTGTCAATATGCATACGGTATATTTACTCGCGTGGTTTCTTTTATgtacagaaaataatatttaaaaaaaaacatagtttaaGCCTTAAAAGCAAGAATACATCGTAAACGGTGCAGAACATTCTCGGAAAGCAAAAGGTGTAATTTAAGACTTGACCATCAAAAGCACCGTGAGTTGATGTAAAACAGCATAGTTTATGAAAGTTTGTCAATTTTGTTGCTTCCATTCCACAACAAACTGTAGTTCAATTTTCTCATGGGTGCATTGCAACCACAATTTATTTAAGcagatgtttacatttcatgtgaACTCACTCAATATCACACATGCCTATAAAACTGAGCTATAATCTACCCAGAATGTTGCAGCAATTTAACGTTTTTGCAGTAGAGTCTCAAAATGGCTTAATAACAAGCAAAAAATTGAAGAAATCAGTTAAagaacaatatgtttttttatctaagcttccatttttgttttaacaaagccCCTCTTCAACAATACTGTCTTTCTCATGTCCTTCTCCTTCCACCTCTGTGTAACCAGGTTGCTGCTTCTGAAACTTAAAGGAATGCCAGAAGTTCTTGCGcctctgaaaataataaaaaaaatccagtagaagaaaaaacatgtttaatgtgaCATACAGTACGCCAACAACAGCTTGTCTCAAGTTGAAGGTATAGGATGTATTTAGTTCTCACCTGGATGAGGTAAAGTGGTGAAGCAACAGTAGGGTGGTAGTTGATATAAAGAGCTACAAGGATCAGAGCCAAGAGTAACACAAGAGCAGCTGCTATTCCAGCTATCACTCCTATGTTAGCCAACCCTTCACTCCTGGTTGATGTCTTTACATCTGTATCGAAATTGTAAATGCGTGATTAAAAATCCCTTCATGTAGCTTAATTATAAAGGTTCCTAAAAGCTTAACTTACCATTGcctattttaaatatattatgtttGGTGTCACCTGgaagaaaacagaatttaatacttttaatgcatttttatgtaCCAAACTGTGCCATTATGGTAAAATATGGTAAAATGCGGATTGCATTATATGTAAGTTGTACAGTCTACATTGACTAATTGTCACCATCACTTGTGCAGGCTTTTTGTAGAGGAGTCAGGGTGGTAGTATCCTCTATCACTGGTGTGATATAGGAACCGGTGGAGCTGTCACTTCTGGAATATTCTTCACAATTTGCATCTTTGCTCTGCCAATATATAGTATCATATATGCATTAGTctcaaaaatggcaaaaaagtatACAATCTTTCAGCTATACCTCCACTGAACAGGCGTAGTCCAGCCATTCCTGTCTGTGCCGATCCATCCCATCAGAGCATCTATAACACACATAATTTACGTCAGTAGGGGTTAAAACTGCACTGCATCGCCATTAAAGACAGCACTCACCTCTGGAGTACATTACACCAGCTACAACCAGATGTTTGGTTGGATGATAGGCAGAGCTCACAGCTGTCATGTTTCAAGCAGGCTGAGGCCAGAGAAAATAGCCAGCAAGAAAACAGAAGTTTAATTGAATACGGATGTATGCAAATATAGTGGATAATTAAAACCAATCTCCTTGATAGTTTCACATTGCTTTAATATGGGCATGGTTGACTTACTAGGCAAAGCAGTAAACTCAACAGCAGAGTAGTTGGTGATTTTTGTATTATCTATGTTAACTCGATGGTATTCGTAAATCGTCTGCAGTTGGCCATCTGTATCAAACATATCTCATGTTTATGGAATGCTTAAACATATTCACAAAAGCTTCCTGACACtgataatgtgtttttcttgtacATTATAACTAAGAGTTCAGTAATGTCCTTTGTTGCTGACCTGGTGATTGAGAAGAGGGGGAAGTGACCATGAAGGCATCAGACAAACCGGCCTTCACTGGATGCTCGGCTGAACTGATCGCATCCATTGACAGTGGTATCtgatcaaaacaaaatgaggaCCCATTAATGCATGCAGCAATAACACAGTGAACTATATGAGCAGGTTCAGAAATGATATGAGAGCAAAAAGCAAAGGTAAACATCTCACATCTCTGTAGCTGAACGTGATGGTTCCTGTTTTGTAAAGCGCAGCCTGAAAGGTAAAGGCTCCTACTGATTCCTTACCAGGGAGTCTGACCCGCTCCCACTGGACCACAAACATTTCACCTGATGACAACAAAGGTCAAAAGCGATTAAGATAAATAATCAGACAATCTGCAAAACAATGATATTTTCAAATCTCAGGTGGTTTTGTACCATTATCCAGGTATTGCACAGTGGATTCTTTGGAGTAGCTGGGGTCAAAATTAGCCATTAGAGGAGCAATGTACTGTGTTGCTGTCAGCATACGGTGAGTGATGTCCCCTGTGAAGATAAACCCTGAAAAGGACCAGATGGAAAACTATATAAGGCTTGAGTACAAATTACATTACAAGAAACACTTTGCCACTGTGAACATATGTTGGAAAGGTCACTTGAACATCTGCGGTAATGTCAACATTTACCTCCTGTTGCTATGGTAAGCTGCCTGAGGTAATGTCCGTAAAAAGGAAAGTCAAACGACAGGGCAACCTTCTGCAAAAACAGCGGgtagaaaagacaaagagaaaagtgagGAGTTGAGTTCATTCAAGTGTAATCTTTAAGCAAGGTACATTCACGATTCACAGATTGCAGCCTCTTACTTTGAggttatgtttgtgtgtttgttatcaGGCGGTGCTAAGCATCCTAATCAGCTATTAAAAGGGAGGAGTTGAAATAGTACAGAGTTGCATTGGACTGAGAACATGAAAGCCtcaatatgtatttgtattgtattatttacTCCCCCTGGTAACACCCTTGGGGACAACAGATGGAAATTAGCCTTTAGGCTATAATCTGGCACGTTTACATTCATGTCATATGTT includes these proteins:
- the LOC137099443 gene encoding plexin domain-containing protein 1-like isoform X2: MCLSLVILFLCLSQTELAKIWVQRQTDDGYAVIAEKHEESTGGYSHPHRAQRSTSGHTINRAVLGGGPIIDILPDNMTRVVEDFSKYYTWRSFSSEDQRTQQLWVDMSDVRHGQVRVHGILSNSYKQAVKVALSFDFPFYGHYLRQLTIATGGFIFTGDITHRMLTATQYIAPLMANFDPSYSKESTVQYLDNGEMFVVQWERVRLPGKESVGAFTFQAALYKTGTITFSYRDIPLSMDAISSAEHPVKAGLSDAFMVTSPSSQSPDGQLQTIYEYHRVNIDNTKITNYSAVEFTALPTCLKHDSCELCLSSNQTSGCSWCNVLQRCSDGMDRHRQEWLDYACSVESKDANCEEYSRSDSSTGSYITPVIEDTTTLTPLQKACTSDTKHNIFKIGNDVKTSTRSEGLANIGVIAGIAAALVLLLALILVALYINYHPTVASPLYLIQRRKNFWHSFKFQKQQPGYTEVEGEGHEKDSIVEEGLC
- the LOC137099443 gene encoding plexin domain-containing protein 1-like isoform X1, which produces MCLSLVILFLCLSQTELAKIWVQRQTDDGYAVIAEKHEESTGGYSHPHRAQRSTSGHTINRAVLGGGPIIDILPDNMTRVVEDFSKYYTWRSFSSEDQRTQQLWVDMSDVRHGQVRVHGILSNSYKQAVKVALSFDFPFYGHYLRQLTIATGGFIFTGDITHRMLTATQYIAPLMANFDPSYSKESTVQYLDNGEMFVVQWERVRLPGKESVGAFTFQAALYKTGTITFSYRDIPLSMDAISSAEHPVKAGLSDAFMVTSPSSQSPDGQLQTIYEYHRVNIDNTKITNYSAVEFTALPTCLKHDSCELCLSSNQTSGCSWCNVLQRCSDGMDRHRQEWLDYACSVESKDANCEEYSRSDSSTGSYITPVIEDTTTLTPLQKACTSDGDTKHNIFKIGNDVKTSTRSEGLANIGVIAGIAAALVLLLALILVALYINYHPTVASPLYLIQRRKNFWHSFKFQKQQPGYTEVEGEGHEKDSIVEEGLC